A window from Fusobacterium sp. FSA-380-WT-3A encodes these proteins:
- a CDS encoding GntR family transcriptional regulator → MSKLKVDDMTPLYIQLMNDLEEKIKNKVFQPGEKLKTETEIAKEYGVSLITVRNAVTNLIKKGLVVRKQGKGTFVTQPKFTKNIKSLQGFSDMCKQIGVIPGAKTLENNLIYPEEKISKKLKLSSDEQVIYISRLRYADNEPVVIEKNYFPSKFISLLTENLNDNSLFHILKEKLNVEVSSSIKKIELCKATKEEAELLNIKKNSPLILIKSLALDSKEEPMYIGIQIINGERFSFYIQEGSKK, encoded by the coding sequence ATGAGTAAATTAAAAGTAGATGATATGACTCCCCTATATATACAATTAATGAATGACTTAGAAGAAAAAATAAAAAATAAAGTTTTTCAACCAGGTGAAAAATTAAAAACAGAAACGGAGATAGCAAAAGAGTATGGTGTTAGTCTAATAACAGTAAGAAATGCAGTTACAAATCTTATAAAAAAAGGATTAGTTGTTAGAAAACAAGGAAAAGGAACCTTTGTAACTCAGCCAAAATTTACTAAAAATATAAAAAGTTTACAAGGATTTAGTGACATGTGTAAACAAATTGGAGTTATTCCTGGAGCAAAAACATTAGAAAATAATCTTATTTATCCAGAGGAAAAAATTTCTAAAAAACTTAAACTTTCATCAGATGAGCAAGTTATATACATTTCAAGACTTAGATATGCAGATAACGAACCAGTAGTTATTGAAAAAAATTATTTTCCTTCAAAATTTATATCACTTTTAACAGAAAATTTAAATGATAATTCTTTATTTCATATTTTAAAGGAAAAATTAAATGTGGAAGTTTCAAGTTCTATAAAAAAAATAGAACTTTGCAAAGCAACTAAAGAGGAAGCAGAGCTCTTAAATATAAAGAAAAATTCTCCATTAATTCTTATAAAAAGTTTAGCATTAGACTCAAAAGAAGAACCAATGTATATAGGTATTCAAATCATTAATGGAGAAAGATTTTCTTTTTATATTCAAGAAGGAAGTAAAAAATAA
- a CDS encoding MBL fold metallo-hydrolase, producing the protein MNIKRFYTGGFMTNSYLLWDENNEAYLFDCEGERIDKIIDFIDEKNLELKYIILTHGHSDHICGLNAVKEVYPEAKVFIGDEDAEFLVDPSKSHSNYIFGINFIYKGSFKRIKDGDVIGKFLVIDTPGHTRGSKCFFDKESKILISGDTMFRRSFGRYDFPESSGEQLFNSLRRLCKLPSETVVYSGHTESTTIGEERIFLTSLGII; encoded by the coding sequence ATGAATATAAAAAGATTTTATACTGGTGGGTTTATGACAAACAGCTATCTTCTATGGGATGAAAATAATGAAGCATATTTATTTGATTGTGAAGGAGAAAGAATAGATAAAATTATAGATTTTATAGATGAAAAAAATTTAGAATTAAAATATATTATCTTAACTCATGGACATTCTGACCACATTTGTGGATTAAATGCTGTAAAAGAAGTTTATCCAGAAGCCAAAGTGTTTATAGGTGATGAGGATGCAGAATTTTTAGTAGACCCATCTAAGAGTCATTCAAACTATATTTTTGGAATAAATTTTATATACAAAGGTTCTTTTAAAAGAATTAAAGATGGAGATGTTATAGGAAAATTTTTAGTTATTGACACCCCAGGTCATACTAGAGGTTCTAAATGTTTCTTTGATAAGGAAAGCAAAATTTTAATATCTGGAGATACAATGTTTAGAAGAAGTTTTGGAAGATATGATTTTCCAGAAAGTAGTGGAGAACAACTGTTTAATAGTTTAAGAAGACTTTGTAAATTACCAAGTGAAACAGTGGTGTATAGTGGACATACTGAAAGTACCACTATTGGAGAAGAGAGAATATTTTTAACATCACTGGGAATAATTTAA
- a CDS encoding SIS domain-containing protein produces the protein MVENIKNIVNEIKEKLEKKGGLKHVYFVACGGSKAAIFPGLYLLQSEAKTFGATTYTSNEFVYATPKELDERCIAIICSLKATPETVEAVKVANSKGALTIAMTGNNETLMAKTGQYVVTYSNGDNQIYSQSNQSNVLRVGFEILKQFENYENYEEAMNAYSYIDEIISEGKKNVLETAKKWAEKNKDEELFYVLASGPNYGVAYSMCCCHLMEMQWKHAVCLHTGEYFHGPFETTDKKLSMVLLMSEGRTRALDERCLKFLKTYAENYIVIDFKELNKGRINSKVSEFFNPVVMIPIERYYVSQMAEIRNHSMDKRRYMWRVEY, from the coding sequence ATGGTAGAAAATATCAAAAATATTGTAAATGAAATTAAAGAAAAATTAGAAAAAAAGGGAGGATTAAAACATGTTTACTTTGTAGCATGTGGAGGATCTAAAGCAGCAATCTTTCCTGGATTATATCTTTTACAAAGCGAAGCAAAAACATTTGGAGCTACAACTTATACAAGTAATGAATTTGTTTATGCTACACCAAAGGAATTAGATGAAAGATGTATAGCTATTATTTGTTCATTAAAAGCTACTCCTGAAACTGTAGAAGCTGTGAAAGTAGCTAATAGTAAAGGAGCTTTAACTATTGCAATGACAGGAAATAATGAAACTTTAATGGCTAAAACTGGACAATATGTGGTAACTTATTCTAATGGAGATAATCAAATATATAGTCAATCTAATCAATCTAATGTGCTAAGAGTAGGATTTGAAATTTTAAAACAATTTGAAAATTATGAAAATTATGAAGAAGCTATGAATGCATATAGTTATATAGATGAGATAATATCTGAAGGAAAGAAAAATGTATTAGAAACAGCTAAAAAATGGGCTGAAAAAAATAAAGATGAAGAATTATTTTATGTTCTTGCTTCTGGACCAAACTATGGTGTTGCTTATTCAATGTGTTGTTGTCATTTAATGGAAATGCAATGGAAACATGCTGTTTGTCTTCATACAGGTGAATATTTCCATGGACCTTTTGAAACAACAGATAAAAAACTTTCTATGGTACTTTTAATGAGTGAAGGAAGAACTAGAGCTTTAGATGAAAGATGTTTAAAATTCTTAAAAACTTATGCTGAAAATTACATTGTAATTGATTTTAAAGAATTAAACAAAGGAAGAATTAATTCTAAAGTTTCTGAATTCTTTAACCCTGTTGTTATGATCCCTATTGAACGTTATTATGTTTCTCAAATGGCTGAAATTAGAAATCATTCAATGGATAAAAGAAGATATATGTGGAGAGTTGAATATTAA
- a CDS encoding sodium/glutamate symporter → MEFNVYSLLLDLMWASIFLFIAKLLREKIKLLQSLFIPVSLLAGFIGLAMGQNGFGIIKYSSGFGSYSGLLIIAVFVSIGLRGFNFSKGGWKTNFDRIGSYYCQRNIGWAFQYAVPIVFSMIILKKIVPELNPAFGMLIPAGFQGGHGTAAALGQTLGSLGWADATDLGMTSATVGILTGIFGGIALIKIGTRKGYTKFVKDFSKLPEDMRTGRISKENRSPMGYETVSPMAIDPLAWHLLLVIIPTGIGYILTNYIQNITGLGVPSFSVGFLVAIFFSIFLRGIKANEYIDNHIISRIGSCCTDFLVFFGVASIKIPVIIEYALPFGLLMLFGIIWVVFHFTFIAPRLLGQEWFERGIYVYGYSTGVTAIGMALLRIVDPENKSCTLDDAAIITPIEAVIEIVALAVVPVACVQGNWIAAITPILIYLIALIIIPIIFKWWHKHPKGLSPEDL, encoded by the coding sequence ATGGAATTTAATGTATATTCATTATTACTAGATTTAATGTGGGCAAGTATATTTTTATTTATAGCAAAATTATTAAGAGAAAAAATAAAATTATTACAAAGTCTTTTTATTCCTGTAAGTTTATTAGCAGGATTTATAGGTTTAGCAATGGGACAAAATGGTTTTGGTATAATAAAATATTCTTCAGGTTTTGGTTCTTATTCAGGATTATTAATAATAGCTGTATTTGTTTCAATTGGGCTTAGAGGATTTAATTTTTCAAAAGGAGGATGGAAAACAAATTTTGATAGAATAGGAAGTTATTATTGTCAACGTAATATAGGTTGGGCTTTTCAATATGCGGTTCCTATAGTTTTTTCAATGATAATATTAAAAAAAATAGTTCCTGAATTAAATCCAGCATTTGGAATGTTAATTCCAGCAGGCTTTCAAGGAGGACATGGAACAGCAGCAGCTTTAGGGCAAACTTTGGGAAGTCTTGGATGGGCAGATGCTACAGATTTAGGAATGACTTCTGCAACAGTTGGAATTTTAACGGGAATATTTGGAGGAATTGCTTTAATAAAGATTGGAACAAGAAAGGGGTATACAAAATTTGTAAAAGATTTTAGTAAACTTCCAGAAGATATGAGAACAGGTCGTATCAGTAAAGAAAATCGTTCACCAATGGGATATGAAACAGTTTCTCCTATGGCAATAGACCCATTAGCTTGGCATTTACTATTAGTAATTATTCCTACAGGAATAGGATATATTTTAACAAATTATATACAAAATATTACAGGATTAGGAGTTCCAAGTTTTTCTGTTGGATTCTTAGTAGCTATATTCTTTTCAATCTTCTTAAGAGGAATAAAAGCAAATGAATATATAGATAATCATATAATTTCTCGTATAGGAAGTTGTTGTACAGATTTTTTAGTATTCTTTGGTGTTGCATCTATAAAAATACCAGTTATAATAGAATATGCACTTCCATTTGGATTATTAATGTTATTTGGAATTATTTGGGTTGTTTTCCATTTTACATTTATAGCACCTCGTTTATTAGGGCAAGAATGGTTTGAAAGAGGAATTTATGTTTATGGATATTCAACAGGAGTAACAGCAATTGGAATGGCATTACTTCGTATAGTTGATCCAGAAAATAAAAGTTGTACCCTTGATGATGCTGCAATTATAACACCTATTGAGGCAGTAATTGAGATAGTAGCATTAGCAGTAGTACCTGTTGCTTGTGTTCAAGGAAATTGGATAGCAGCTATAACACCTATATTAATATACTTAATAGCATTAATTATTATACCAATAATATTTAAATGGTGGCATAAACATCCTAAAGGATTGTCTCCAGAAGATTTATAA
- the murI gene encoding glutamate racemase — MNKDYNIGVFDSGLGGITVLREISKLLPNENIIYFGDTKNVPYGEKTQEEIQILCERIVRFLFTNGCKLIVIACNTASIAAYEYLHKISPIPIVGIINSAIDSIPNNTYKEIGIIGTPFTINSGEYPKKIKERDENLKTYSVGCEKLCPMIEKGWENFSDRRVILADYITRIPKSAEALLLACTHYPLILNDIKDIFEGDILDPGEECAREVFRTLKNHNLLNSKNEKGKIEFYVSGDKDIFQKKAQEFLGYEINKIFKVNI, encoded by the coding sequence ATGAATAAAGATTACAATATAGGAGTCTTTGATTCTGGACTTGGTGGAATTACTGTCCTAAGAGAGATTTCTAAACTTTTACCTAATGAAAATATTATATACTTTGGAGATACTAAAAATGTTCCCTATGGGGAAAAAACACAGGAGGAAATCCAAATTCTTTGTGAGAGAATAGTGAGATTTTTATTTACAAATGGTTGTAAATTAATAGTTATAGCTTGTAACACAGCTTCAATAGCTGCTTACGAATATTTACATAAAATTTCTCCAATTCCTATTGTAGGAATAATTAATTCTGCTATAGATTCTATTCCTAATAACACTTATAAAGAAATAGGAATAATTGGTACTCCTTTTACTATTAATAGTGGGGAATATCCTAAAAAAATTAAAGAGAGAGATGAAAATTTAAAAACGTATTCTGTTGGTTGTGAAAAACTTTGTCCTATGATAGAAAAAGGTTGGGAAAATTTTTCTGACAGAAGAGTTATATTAGCTGATTATATAACACGTATTCCTAAATCAGCTGAAGCTTTACTTTTAGCTTGTACTCATTATCCTCTTATCCTAAATGATATCAAAGATATTTTTGAAGGGGATATTTTAGACCCAGGAGAAGAGTGTGCTAGAGAAGTATTTAGGACTTTAAAAAATCATAATCTTCTTAATTCTAAAAATGAAAAGGGAAAAATTGAATTTTATGTAAGTGGAGATAAGGATATTTTCCAAAAGAAAGCTCAAGAATTTTTAGGATATGAGATAAATAAAATTTTTAAAGTAAATATTTAA
- a CDS encoding cupin → MKANIYNYEGEGIKCIYDNRKWVVCLKNWKPNNDITEIKYLEVHHETDEQFILLNGKAILLAATRENEKFNMDIIPMEPFKVYNIPQGIWFNTVTQKDTKLVYIQDAGTTSENSEYCNMSKEELENLKKEVNKYFK, encoded by the coding sequence ATGAAAGCAAATATTTATAACTATGAAGGGGAAGGAATAAAATGTATTTATGATAATAGGAAATGGGTTGTTTGTTTAAAAAATTGGAAGCCTAATAATGATATTACAGAAATTAAATATTTAGAAGTACATCATGAAACAGATGAACAATTTATACTTTTAAATGGAAAAGCAATATTATTGGCTGCAACAAGAGAAAATGAAAAATTTAATATGGATATAATTCCTATGGAACCTTTTAAAGTATATAACATACCTCAAGGAATATGGTTTAATACAGTTACTCAAAAAGATACTAAACTTGTTTATATTCAAGATGCAGGAACAACTTCTGAAAATAGTGAATATTGTAATATGTCAAAAGAAGAATTAGAAAACTTAAAAAAAGAAGTAAATAAATATTTTAAATAA
- a CDS encoding fructoselysine 6-kinase, whose amino-acid sequence MKVLGIGDNVCDKYLHLKQMFPGGQTLNFSVYAKLLGKDSAYIGVFGTDEVAKHIQNTLNKLKIDYKKCRIIPGENGYAKVNLVNGDRVFLGSNKGGVLRENPIILDEKDLEYIKDFSLIHTSNNSYFDDQLYKIYDLGIPISYDFSLQWKDEERLKRVSKYLTYGFLSCGNLPEEEVKNICRKIHSLGCKIIVATRGSLGAFIYDGKDFFLQPPKLVEAVDTLGAGDSFATAFLLHLTEAYEINSKKMKNDREFFLKNLKIAMEKGAEFASKTCKIYGAFGYGKEISE is encoded by the coding sequence ATGAAAGTTTTAGGAATTGGTGATAATGTTTGTGATAAATACCTACATCTAAAACAGATGTTTCCTGGAGGTCAAACATTAAACTTTTCTGTTTATGCAAAACTTCTAGGTAAAGATTCTGCATACATAGGAGTATTTGGTACTGATGAAGTTGCTAAACATATACAAAATACTTTAAACAAATTAAAAATTGATTATAAAAAATGTAGAATTATTCCTGGAGAGAATGGTTATGCTAAAGTTAATTTAGTCAATGGAGATAGAGTATTTTTAGGAAGTAACAAAGGTGGCGTTTTGAGAGAAAATCCAATTATTTTAGATGAAAAAGATTTAGAATATATAAAAGATTTCTCTCTTATCCATACTAGTAATAATAGTTATTTTGATGACCAATTATATAAAATCTATGATTTAGGAATTCCAATATCTTATGATTTTTCTCTACAATGGAAAGATGAAGAGAGACTAAAAAGAGTTTCAAAATATCTAACTTATGGATTTTTATCTTGTGGAAACTTACCAGAAGAAGAAGTAAAAAATATTTGTAGAAAAATTCATTCTTTAGGTTGTAAAATAATAGTTGCTACTAGAGGAAGTTTAGGCGCTTTTATATATGATGGGAAAGATTTCTTTTTACAACCACCTAAATTAGTAGAAGCAGTAGATACTTTAGGTGCTGGTGACTCTTTTGCTACAGCTTTTCTTCTTCATTTAACAGAAGCTTATGAGATTAATTCTAAAAAAATGAAAAATGATAGAGAATTTTTCTTAAAAAATTTAAAAATAGCTATGGAAAAAGGAGCTGAATTTGCTTCTAAAACTTGTAAAATATATGGTGCCTTTGGTTATGGTAAAGAAATTTCAGAATAA
- the glyA gene encoding serine hydroxymethyltransferase, with translation MIKLEKLYETDREIFEAIELERKRQNEGIELIASENFVSQSVLEAAGSIMTNKYAEGYPDKRYYGGCIYVDVAEKLAIERAKKLFNVNYVNVQPHSGSQANMGVYKALINIGDTILGMRLDHGGHLTHGKNVNFSGRDYNVYSYSVSKETELIDYDEVERIAMEVKPKLIVAGASAYARVIDFKRFREIADKVGAYLMVDMAHIAGLVATGEHPSPIPYADVVTTTTHKTLRGPRGGVIMTNNEEVAKKINKTIFPGIQGGPLMHIIAAKAVAFKEALEPSFKEYQHQVVKNAKVLAKVLEEGGLRIVSGGTDNHMVLIDVKANKGLTGAQVEKALEIAGITVNKNGIPYDTEKPMVTSGIRIGSPAITTRGMKEKEMEQIAKFILEVVDNIDNIEKLQEIREEVKALCLKFPLYE, from the coding sequence ATGATAAAATTAGAAAAACTTTATGAAACTGACAGAGAAATATTTGAAGCAATTGAATTAGAAAGAAAGAGACAAAATGAAGGAATTGAATTAATTGCCTCTGAAAACTTCGTGTCCCAATCCGTTTTAGAAGCTGCAGGTAGTATAATGACAAATAAATATGCTGAAGGATATCCAGATAAAAGATATTATGGTGGATGTATTTATGTAGATGTAGCTGAAAAATTAGCAATTGAAAGAGCAAAAAAATTATTTAATGTAAATTATGTAAATGTTCAACCTCATTCAGGTTCACAAGCTAATATGGGAGTTTATAAAGCTTTAATAAATATTGGAGATACAATTTTAGGAATGAGATTAGACCATGGAGGACATTTAACTCATGGAAAAAATGTAAACTTTTCTGGAAGAGATTATAATGTATATTCTTACAGTGTATCAAAAGAAACTGAATTAATAGATTATGATGAAGTTGAAAGAATTGCTATGGAAGTTAAACCAAAATTAATAGTAGCTGGAGCTAGTGCTTATGCAAGAGTTATAGATTTTAAAAGATTTAGAGAAATTGCTGATAAAGTAGGAGCTTATTTAATGGTGGATATGGCTCATATAGCTGGACTTGTAGCTACTGGAGAACATCCAAGCCCAATTCCTTATGCTGATGTTGTTACAACAACTACTCACAAAACTTTAAGAGGACCTCGTGGGGGAGTTATAATGACAAACAATGAGGAAGTTGCTAAGAAAATAAATAAAACTATTTTCCCTGGAATTCAAGGGGGACCATTAATGCATATAATTGCAGCTAAGGCTGTAGCATTTAAAGAAGCTTTAGAGCCAAGCTTTAAAGAATATCAACATCAAGTTGTAAAAAATGCAAAAGTTTTAGCAAAAGTTCTTGAAGAGGGAGGACTTAGAATAGTCAGTGGTGGTACTGATAACCATATGGTATTAATAGATGTAAAAGCTAACAAAGGATTAACAGGAGCACAAGTTGAAAAAGCTCTAGAAATAGCAGGAATTACTGTAAATAAAAATGGAATTCCTTATGATACAGAAAAACCAATGGTAACAAGTGGAATAAGAATAGGTTCTCCAGCTATAACAACTAGAGGAATGAAAGAAAAAGAGATGGAGCAAATTGCAAAATTTATATTAGAAGTTGTTGATAATATAGATAATATAGAAAAACTTCAAGAAATAAGAGAGGAAGTAAAAGCTCTTTGTTTAAAATTTCCTCTATATGAATAA
- a CDS encoding YegS/Rv2252/BmrU family lipid kinase gives MKKVKFLYNPFSGEKEIVKYLDYIIYSYQKKGYTIIPYRISFDSDLENVFEDIDESFHHILISGGDGTVNEVVNIMKRKNIDLPIGVIPAGTANDFAHLIGMPQSIRYSIDMILNSEVSTVDLGKANGKYFVNIFSSGLFTDVSQKTPTEYKNTFGKLAYYFTGIKELPKFKMLDLSVKSKEYSFNGSSILFFVFNGRTAGNFQVAHDSTVDDGFLDVIIIPKENFLEKLYILPHLMTKNNTSYPKGIIHFKTDEIEIDVKNREDYTTDIDGEPGPHFPIKITCEKNGLKVLGWI, from the coding sequence ATGAAAAAAGTTAAGTTTTTATACAATCCTTTTTCTGGAGAAAAGGAAATTGTTAAATACCTAGACTATATTATTTATTCTTATCAAAAAAAAGGTTATACTATAATCCCTTATAGAATCAGTTTCGATTCTGATTTAGAAAATGTTTTTGAAGATATTGATGAAAGTTTTCATCATATTTTAATTTCTGGTGGAGATGGAACTGTAAACGAAGTTGTAAATATTATGAAAAGAAAAAATATAGATTTACCAATAGGAGTAATTCCAGCTGGTACAGCTAATGATTTTGCTCATTTAATCGGTATGCCACAAAGTATAAGATATTCCATTGATATGATATTAAATAGTGAAGTTTCTACTGTAGATTTAGGAAAAGCCAATGGAAAATATTTTGTAAATATTTTTAGTTCTGGACTTTTTACAGATGTTTCTCAAAAAACTCCTACTGAATATAAAAATACTTTTGGAAAATTAGCTTATTATTTTACAGGAATAAAGGAATTACCAAAATTTAAAATGTTAGATTTATCTGTAAAATCAAAAGAATACTCTTTTAATGGAAGTTCTATTCTTTTCTTTGTTTTTAATGGTAGAACTGCTGGAAATTTTCAAGTGGCTCATGATTCTACTGTTGATGACGGTTTTCTTGATGTAATTATTATTCCAAAGGAAAATTTCTTAGAAAAATTATATATTCTTCCTCATTTAATGACAAAAAATAATACCTCTTATCCAAAGGGAATTATACATTTTAAAACTGACGAAATAGAAATAGATGTTAAAAATAGAGAGGATTATACTACTGATATTGACGGAGAACCTGGACCTCATTTTCCTATAAAAATTACTTGTGAGAAAAATGGGTTAAAAGTTTTAGGATGGATATAG
- a CDS encoding ATP-binding protein: MKNIERKEYLDFLIRLKDKQIIKVISGVRRCGKSTLFELYRNYLLENGVLPKQIISINFEDLDFEEYTDYKKLYSYIKESLIEDKKNYIFLDEIQHVEHFEKAVDSLFIKSNTDIYITGSNAYFMSGELATVLTGRYVELKMLPLSFKEFCEGLENFNLPPMTILQKYNKYLVESSFPYTLELEGNKKNIREYLEGIYNSIILKDVITRMKVGNPLLLESVVKFLFGNIGSFLSSNKIANTLTSLGRKIDYKTIEKYIKGLTDSLILYEVKRYDIRGKQLLANLSKYYVVDIGLRQLLLTNKSSDMGHILENIVYLELIRRGYEVYVGQLKDKEVDFVAINHEEINYYQVSLTVLDENTLARELRPLQEIADNHAKYLITLDEILPNSNYDGIKRVNAIEWLLKE, encoded by the coding sequence ATGAAAAATATTGAAAGAAAAGAATATTTAGATTTTTTAATAAGATTAAAAGATAAACAAATAATAAAAGTAATTTCAGGAGTAAGAAGATGTGGAAAATCTACTTTATTTGAACTTTATCGTAATTATCTTTTAGAAAATGGAGTTCTTCCCAAACAGATAATATCTATAAATTTTGAAGATTTAGATTTTGAAGAATATACAGATTATAAAAAACTTTATTCTTACATAAAGGAAAGTCTTATAGAAGATAAGAAAAATTATATTTTTCTTGATGAAATACAACATGTAGAACATTTTGAAAAAGCTGTAGACAGTTTATTTATAAAATCCAATACAGATATTTATATAACAGGTTCAAATGCTTATTTTATGTCTGGAGAATTAGCAACAGTTTTAACAGGGAGATATGTGGAACTTAAAATGTTACCATTATCTTTCAAAGAATTCTGTGAAGGATTAGAAAATTTTAATCTACCTCCAATGACTATATTACAAAAATATAATAAGTATTTAGTAGAAAGCTCTTTTCCTTATACTTTAGAACTTGAAGGGAATAAAAAAAATATAAGGGAATACTTAGAAGGGATATATAATTCTATTATATTAAAAGATGTTATAACAAGAATGAAAGTAGGAAATCCTTTATTATTAGAAAGTGTTGTAAAGTTTTTATTTGGAAATATTGGAAGCTTTCTTTCATCAAATAAAATTGCAAATACTTTAACATCTCTAGGAAGAAAAATAGATTATAAAACTATTGAAAAATATATAAAAGGTTTAACAGACAGTTTAATTCTATATGAAGTAAAAAGATATGATATAAGAGGAAAACAACTTTTAGCAAATCTATCTAAATATTATGTTGTAGATATTGGTTTAAGACAACTTCTTTTAACAAATAAATCTTCTGATATGGGGCATATCTTAGAAAATATTGTGTACTTAGAACTTATAAGAAGAGGTTATGAAGTTTATGTAGGACAACTTAAAGATAAAGAAGTGGATTTTGTAGCTATAAATCATGAAGAAATAAATTATTATCAAGTTTCTCTTACTGTTTTAGATGAAAATACTTTAGCAAGAGAATTAAGACCTCTTCAAGAGATAGCAGATAATCATGCTAAATATTTAATAACTTTAGATGAAATTTTACCAAACTCTAATTATGATGGAATTAAAAGAGTAAATGCTATAGAGTGGCTTTTAAAAGAATAG